Proteins encoded by one window of Corvus cornix cornix isolate S_Up_H32 chromosome 27, ASM73873v5, whole genome shotgun sequence:
- the EIF1 gene encoding eukaryotic translation initiation factor 1, with protein sequence MSAIQNLQPFDPFADASKGDDLLPAGTEDYIHIRIQQRNGRKTLTTVQGIADDYDKKKLVKAFKKKFACNGTVIEHPEYGEVIQLQGDQRKNICQFLVEIGLAKDDQLKVHGF encoded by the exons ATGTCCGCTATCCAGAACCTCCAGCCCTTCG ACCCCTTTGCGGATGCAAGTAAGGGTGATGACCTGCTCCCGGCCGGCACTGAGGACTACATCCATATAAGGATCCAGCAGCGCAACGGCAGAAAGACCCTCACCACAGTCCAGGGCATCGCGGATGACTACGATAAAAAGAAACTGGTGAAGGCCTTCAAGAAG AAATTTGCCTGCAATGGTACTGTAATTGAGCACCCCGAGTATGGAGAAGTGATTCAGTTGCAGGGTGACCAGCGCAAGAACATCTGCCAGTTCCTCGTGGAG ATTGGACTGGCTAAAGACGACCAGCTGAAAGTCCACGGGTTTTGA